A single region of the Duganella sp. BuS-21 genome encodes:
- a CDS encoding TonB-dependent receptor produces MKTFSKAPRQRRLISLAVAGACAAFGGAHAQDSSTTDSTTSAPTVVVTGIRASMQSTLNMKRNADGIVDGIVADDIGKFPDTNLAESLQRISGVSIDRSNGEGQKVTVRGLGPDFNLVLLNGRQMPTTDLSDLSGRSFDFSNLASESISQLQVYKTGRADSPTGGIGATINVMTARPLDNPGLRASVGVKALKDTSNDHLPGMLKGDSVTPEISGIYSNTSADGRFGVAVSASHQKRDSGFNRAGLANGYQGPYRGSDTTAGATLPQPGQPGSQNITNRPGPTDLYSIPQNFGYSVNAIERERTNGQLVLQFRPVKELTTTLDLTYSEQKIHTRRNELSVWFGQTPTSTSTWPGGPVQSPLTYQETYQTPQDISVVGGDYATKTKNESIGFNAVWKASAELKLEFDLHHSSAESGADSPFGSENNLSNASFSRGVTKIDFTKELPVLSMPAANLAAQPIQAAGSWFHNSWQKATINQAQAKGSLKLLEASDLNFGVGYTDSTSRSTYSNVQNNTWGGATKPSDYPASIFQANPLGSYFKQLDGHGAPELFGSLYTFDFATLRAVTAKATGNAAGYLPNFASADTDRELNEKSSSGYLSFGTDWDTAIPFHSSVGVRVERTKVTSVAQVLPGTAVVWGSQNELPITFAGNSYSTKDASYTNVLPSLNLDFDVRPDMKVRASAGATIGRPRYDQLQGGLSLGTIVNYFTGGTASVGNPALKPVKSKNLDLSWEWYYDQQSVFSLAAFHKKMDNYAGQTLVSQNLYNLHTPVGGAYYKQALAAGGCSVADTNCIRNYILGNFDGQPGVKKTGVKADGNLNGDITGLPTDPLVNFLTTTYANQKAATVKGAEINVQHMFGRSGFGVQANYTYVSSPTKYDNGNTNDQFAILGLSNSANLVGIYEDAKWSVRVAYNWRDSFLASTVDGGGRAAPVYTDKYGQTDVSIGYNYTPNLSFQVEAINLTNSTQRQFGRTERSTLNVTQAGPRYMIGARYKF; encoded by the coding sequence ATGAAAACGTTTTCAAAGGCGCCGCGACAGCGCCGTCTGATCAGTCTGGCAGTTGCCGGCGCCTGCGCTGCATTCGGCGGCGCCCATGCCCAGGACAGCAGTACCACCGATAGCACGACCAGCGCCCCAACCGTGGTGGTGACCGGTATCCGCGCCAGTATGCAATCCACGCTGAACATGAAACGCAATGCCGACGGCATCGTCGACGGGATTGTGGCCGATGATATCGGTAAGTTCCCGGACACCAACCTGGCCGAGTCCCTGCAGCGTATTTCCGGCGTGTCGATCGACCGCAGCAACGGCGAAGGCCAAAAAGTCACCGTGCGCGGCCTGGGCCCGGACTTCAACCTGGTGCTGCTGAACGGCCGCCAGATGCCGACCACCGACCTGAGCGACCTGTCCGGCCGTTCGTTCGACTTCTCCAACCTGGCGTCGGAGTCGATCTCGCAACTGCAGGTCTACAAGACCGGCCGTGCCGACAGCCCGACCGGCGGCATCGGCGCCACCATCAATGTGATGACCGCGCGTCCGCTGGACAACCCTGGCCTGCGCGCCAGCGTCGGCGTCAAGGCGCTGAAAGACACCTCGAACGACCACCTGCCGGGCATGCTCAAGGGCGACAGCGTCACCCCTGAAATCTCTGGCATCTACAGCAACACCAGCGCCGACGGCCGCTTCGGTGTCGCCGTCAGCGCCAGCCACCAGAAACGTGATTCCGGCTTCAACCGCGCCGGCCTGGCCAACGGCTACCAAGGTCCATATCGCGGTTCGGACACCACTGCCGGCGCCACCCTGCCGCAACCGGGCCAGCCAGGCTCGCAAAACATCACCAACCGTCCGGGCCCGACCGACCTGTATTCGATTCCGCAGAACTTCGGCTACAGCGTCAACGCCATCGAGCGTGAGCGTACCAACGGCCAATTGGTGCTGCAATTCCGTCCGGTCAAGGAACTGACCACCACCCTGGACCTGACCTATTCGGAACAGAAGATCCACACCCGCCGCAATGAGCTGAGCGTGTGGTTCGGCCAGACCCCGACCTCGACCAGCACCTGGCCGGGCGGTCCGGTGCAGTCGCCGCTGACCTACCAGGAAACCTACCAGACGCCGCAAGACATCTCGGTGGTGGGTGGCGATTACGCCACCAAGACCAAGAACGAGTCGATCGGCTTCAACGCCGTGTGGAAAGCGTCGGCCGAACTGAAACTGGAGTTCGACCTGCACCATTCGAGCGCCGAGTCCGGTGCCGACAGCCCGTTCGGCAGCGAAAACAACCTGTCCAACGCCAGCTTCAGCCGCGGCGTCACCAAGATCGACTTCACCAAGGAATTGCCGGTGCTGAGCATGCCGGCCGCCAACCTGGCCGCGCAGCCGATCCAGGCCGCCGGTTCCTGGTTCCACAACAGCTGGCAGAAAGCCACCATCAATCAGGCCCAGGCCAAAGGTAGCCTGAAGCTGCTGGAAGCGTCGGACCTGAACTTCGGCGTCGGCTACACCGACTCGACCAGCCGTTCGACCTACTCCAACGTGCAGAACAACACCTGGGGCGGCGCCACCAAGCCGTCGGATTACCCTGCAAGCATCTTCCAGGCGAATCCGCTGGGTTCCTACTTCAAGCAGCTGGACGGCCACGGCGCGCCTGAACTGTTCGGTTCGCTGTACACCTTCGACTTCGCCACCCTGCGCGCCGTGACCGCCAAGGCCACCGGCAATGCGGCCGGCTACCTGCCGAACTTCGCCAGCGCCGACACCGACCGCGAGCTGAACGAAAAATCGAGTTCCGGCTACCTGTCCTTCGGTACCGACTGGGATACCGCCATTCCATTCCATTCGTCCGTCGGCGTACGCGTCGAACGCACCAAGGTCACCTCGGTGGCCCAGGTGTTGCCTGGTACCGCCGTGGTATGGGGTTCGCAGAATGAATTGCCGATCACTTTCGCCGGCAACTCGTACAGCACCAAGGACGCCTCCTATACCAACGTGCTGCCGAGCCTGAACCTCGACTTCGACGTCCGTCCCGACATGAAGGTGCGCGCCAGCGCCGGCGCCACCATCGGCCGTCCGCGTTACGACCAGCTGCAGGGCGGCCTGTCGCTCGGCACCATCGTCAACTACTTCACCGGCGGCACCGCATCGGTTGGCAATCCTGCGCTGAAACCGGTCAAGTCGAAGAATCTGGACTTGTCGTGGGAATGGTATTACGACCAGCAAAGCGTGTTCTCGCTGGCGGCCTTCCACAAGAAGATGGACAACTATGCGGGCCAGACGCTGGTGTCGCAAAACCTGTACAACCTGCACACCCCGGTGGGCGGCGCCTATTACAAACAGGCGCTGGCGGCAGGCGGTTGCTCGGTGGCGGACACCAATTGCATCCGTAACTACATTCTGGGCAACTTCGACGGCCAGCCTGGCGTGAAGAAGACCGGCGTCAAGGCCGACGGCAATCTGAACGGCGACATCACCGGCTTGCCGACCGATCCGCTGGTCAACTTCCTGACCACCACCTACGCCAACCAGAAGGCGGCCACCGTCAAGGGCGCCGAGATCAACGTGCAGCACATGTTTGGCCGCAGCGGTTTCGGCGTCCAGGCCAACTACACCTACGTCAGCTCGCCAACCAAGTACGACAACGGCAACACCAACGACCAGTTCGCGATTCTGGGCCTGAGCAATTCGGCCAACCTGGTGGGTATCTATGAAGATGCCAAGTGGTCGGTGCGCGTGGCCTACAACTGGCGCGACAGCTTCCTGGCCTCGACGGTTGACGGCGGCGGCCGTGCGGCGCCGGTGTACACCGACAAGTATGGTCAGACCGACGTCAGCATTGGTTACAATTACACGCCTAACCTGAGCTTCCAGGTCGAGGCGATCAACTTGACCAATTCGACCCAGCGCCAGTTCGGACGTACCGAGCGCTCGACCCTGAACGTGACGCAAGCCGGTCCGCGTTACATGATCGGTGCACGCTACAAGTTCTAA
- a CDS encoding cupin-like domain-containing protein, whose product MPPNVAAIAEITCECGQTLPDEILASPVPLVLRGLVAHWPLVRAARRSPRVADAYLRRFHRDATVLASHSPPGTDGRIFYNDDLSGFNFSSQMVRFDRVLDALAAHLDDPQPPTLYVGSTTVDTCLPGMRAENDLDFGERDPLASLWIGNRTRIPAHYDVPDNLACVAAGRRRFTLFPPEQLKNLYVGPLDFTPAGQSVSMVDLAQPDLARFPLFAEALAHAQSATLEAGDALFIPSMWWHHVEGLEAFNMLINYWWRQSPAWMDTPFNALLLGLMTMRDLPPAQRAAWQEIFRHYVFESDGGEARHVAHGARGVLAPLDEAGARMLRAQLLNRLNR is encoded by the coding sequence ATGCCGCCGAACGTAGCAGCCATAGCAGAGATCACGTGCGAGTGCGGCCAGACGCTGCCCGACGAGATCCTGGCCTCGCCGGTGCCGCTGGTGTTGCGCGGCCTGGTGGCCCACTGGCCCCTGGTGCGCGCCGCCCGCCGTTCGCCGCGCGTAGCGGACGCCTACCTGCGCCGCTTCCACCGCGACGCCACCGTGCTGGCCAGCCACAGTCCGCCCGGCACGGATGGCCGTATTTTTTACAACGATGACCTGAGCGGTTTCAATTTCAGCTCGCAGATGGTGCGCTTCGACCGGGTGCTCGACGCCCTGGCCGCCCACCTCGACGATCCGCAGCCGCCGACCTTGTACGTGGGCTCGACCACGGTCGACACCTGCCTGCCCGGCATGCGCGCCGAGAACGATCTCGACTTCGGCGAGCGCGACCCGCTGGCCAGCCTCTGGATCGGCAACCGCACCCGCATCCCGGCCCATTACGATGTGCCGGACAACCTGGCCTGCGTGGCGGCCGGGCGGCGCCGCTTTACCCTGTTCCCGCCGGAGCAGCTGAAGAATTTGTATGTCGGCCCGCTCGATTTCACGCCGGCCGGGCAGTCGGTCAGCATGGTCGATCTGGCGCAGCCGGACCTGGCGCGTTTTCCGTTGTTTGCCGAGGCGCTGGCGCACGCGCAGTCGGCCACGCTGGAAGCGGGCGATGCGCTGTTCATTCCCAGCATGTGGTGGCACCACGTGGAGGGGCTGGAGGCGTTCAATATGTTGATCAATTACTGGTGGCGGCAGTCGCCGGCCTGGATGGATACGCCGTTCAACGCGCTGCTGCTGGGCCTGATGACCATGCGCGACTTGCCGCCGGCCCAGCGCGCGGCGTGGCAGGAGATCTTCCGTCACTACGTGTTCGAGAGTGACGGCGGCGAGGCGCGCCACGTCGCGCACGGTGCGCGCGGCGTGCTGGCGCCATTGGACGAGGCCGGCGCGCGCATGTTGCGGGCCCAGCTGCTGAACCGGCTGAACCGCTAG